The following proteins are co-located in the Betta splendens chromosome 9, fBetSpl5.4, whole genome shotgun sequence genome:
- the LOC114861356 gene encoding piggyBac transposable element-derived protein 4-like, translating into MPARTPGPTFDAMKSWSPLSLFQLFFSALVIQKIVDNTNANAAKRVKAGMAYKWQTLKTRDFYIFISIIIFTGLVNLHHRSDYWRQQFPYNFSFPSKKMSRNRFKAIMWSLHLSDPDEDEENENKRISGGHDMLFKIKPLYSELVKACKTNFQPSQNISIDEQMVASKTPVSVKPYLKGKSTKWGYKLFVLADSSTGYTWNFFVDTGKKQSSTTTTNGLSYSYVMDLLPLQTLGTGYRLYIDNLYTSTTVFTDLYKKKIGCCGMTSTSCIGFPQTQINDLAKKVEKGDIRWIRRDDLLFVNWMDIKKETMCFTIHKAYSNQTIRRNVNEAGVWTNKLIPAPDSILDHNKIVGGLDLSNKLLGFYAVGHKTKKWFKTFFSTSWTLLW; encoded by the coding sequence ATGCCAGCCAGAACCCCTGGTCCCACATTTGATGCCATGAAATCATGGTCTCCTCTCAGTCTATTTCAactgtttttctctgctttaGTAATTCAAAAGATAGTTGACAACACAAATGCAAACGCAGCAAAAAGGGTCAAAGCTGGAATGGCGTACAAATGGCAAACTCTGAAAACCAGggacttttacatttttatatctATTATCATTTTTACCGGCCTTGTGAATTTACATCACAGGTCAGATTATTGGAGGCAGCAGTTTCCATACAACTTCTCTTTCCCCAGTAAGAAGATGTCACGCAACCGCTTCAAAGCCATCATGTGGTCACTTCATTTAAGTGAcccagatgaggatgaagaaaatgaaaataaaagaatcAGTGGTGGGCACGAcatgcttttcaaaataaagccactCTACAGTGAGCTGGTGAAAGCCTGCAAGACTAATTTCCAGCCATCACAAAATATTTCAATTGATGAGCAGATGGTGGCAAGCAAGACACCAGTCAGCGTGAAACCATACCTTAAGGGCAAGTCCACCAAGTGGGGATACAAACTTTTTGTGCTGGCGGATTCATCCACAGGTTACACATGGAACTTTTTTGTCGACACGGGCAAAAAGCAGTCCTCTACTACAACCACTAATGGTTTAAGTTATTCTTATGTGATGGACTTGTTGCCTCTTCAAACCCTTGGCACCGGCTACAGGTTGTATATAGACAACCTTTACACAAGCACTACTGTGTTCACAGACTTGTATAAGAAGAAGATTGGCTGCTGTGGGATGACCAGTACAAGCTGCATTGGCTTTCCACAGACCCAAATAAATGATCTAGCCAAAAAGGTTGAGAAAGGGGACATTCGCTGGATACGACGTGATGATTTGCTGTTTGTGAACTGGATGGACATTAAAAAGGAGACAATGTGTTTCACAATCCATAAAGCTTACAGCAATCAGACGATCAGGAGGAACGTGAACGAGGCTGGTGTTTGGACAAATAAACTCATCCCTGCTCCAGACTCCATTCTAGACCACAATAAGATTGTGGGAGGTTTAGATTTGTCCAATAAACTCCTGGGCTTTTATGCCGTTGGCCATAAAACCAAAAAGTggtttaaaacttttttttccacttcatgGACATTGCTGTGGTGA
- the strap gene encoding serine-threonine kinase receptor-associated protein, whose translation MAMRQTPLTCSGHTRPVVDLAFSGITPYGYFLISACKDGKPMLRQGDTGDWIGTFLGHKGAVWGATLNTDATKAATAAADFSAKVWDAVSGDEVLTLAHKHIVKTVTFTRDSNCLLTGGNDKLLRLYDLVNPEAAPQEISGHTSAIKKALWCNNDKQILSAAEDKTIRLWDRSSMEEVKTLTFDKSVSSMEYVADGEILVITYGKTIAFYNALSLDLIKTVEAPATINSASLHPEKDFFVAGGEDFKLYKFDYSTKEELESYKGHFGPVHCVRFSPDGELYASGSEDGTLRLWQTAVGKTYGLWKCVLPEDLGSENSEQLYTSPPEIKA comes from the exons ATGGCGATGAGACAGACTCCGCTCACCTGCTCGGGTCACACCCGGCCTGTGGTTGACTTGGCCTTCAGCGGTATCACTCCCTATGGCTACTTCCTCATCAGCGCCTGCAAGG ATGGCAAGCCCATGTTGCGCCAGGGAGACACAGGGGACTGGATCGGAACGTTTCTGGGTCACAAAGGTGCTGTCTGGGGAGCCACCCTGAACACGGACGCCACTAAAGCAGCCACGGCTGCCGCAGACTTCTCAGC AAAGGTGTGGGATGCAGTGAGTGGAGACGAGGTCCTCACGCTGGCACACAAGCACATCGTCAAGACTGTCACCTTCACTCGT GACAGCAACTGTCTCCTGACTGGGGGAAACGACAAGCTGCTGCGGTTATACGACCTTGTCAACCCTGAAGCAG CACCACAGGAGATTTCAGGTCACACTTCAGCAATAAAGAAAGCCCTGTGgtgtaataatgacaaacagatcctgtctgctgctgaggacAAAACCATCCG gcttTGGGACAGGAgctccatggaggaggtgaagactCTGACCTTCGACAAAAGCGTGAGCAGCATGGAGTATGTGGCTGATGGGGAGATTCTAGTGATCACATATGGAAAGACAATCGCTTTCTACAACGCTCTAAG CTTGGACCTGATCAAGACTGTGGAAGCCCCAGCTACCATCAACTCGGCCTCCCTCCACCCAGAGAAGGACTTCTTTGTTGCCGGTGGCGAGGACTTCAAGCTCTATAAATTTGACTACAGCACAAAGGAGGAGCTGG AGTCCTATAAGGGCCACTTTGGCCCAGTCCACTGTGTTCGCTTCAGTCCTGACGGTGAGCTCTATGCCAGCGGCTCTGAAGACGGAACCCTGCGTCTGTGGCAGACGGCAGTTGGGAAAACCTACGGCCTGTGGAAGTGTGTCCTTCCTG AGGACCTGGGGTCGGAGAACTCTGAGCAGCTGTACACCTCACCCCCTGAGATCAAAGCTTGA